A single genomic interval of Zingiber officinale cultivar Zhangliang chromosome 4A, Zo_v1.1, whole genome shotgun sequence harbors:
- the LOC121969746 gene encoding uncharacterized protein LOC121969746 translates to MSTCSFFIRPSLVEIRFANIAFNFMVAERRASLLFHYLFILILMAVTSFFPADAASATAAAAHVPDSHPCCRDQSKKKMKKKRRLPLPPPPPPPSRSLPPPPPSSTSWEHFKNLLSCRSTGEHVHDPASRLGRAFCGSSICALRDVVHGNTRVVHRCDTDISSDAASSLSLSQNETTQLARSARHRPAPPVASLNCGRGGYYSPLPKLSGCYECHAVSVDPSSRRHPRPRETLCACSDCGEVFTKPETLELHQITRHGVSELGPEDSGRNIVEIIFKSSWLKSDRPICKIERILKVHNPPRTVARFEDYRAAVKSRALPHSATGGGGACHNHRSRCAADGNELLRFHCTSLSCPLGASGSTSLCSNTGGTSSPIVACGVCAIIRHGFVRANHPHGVRTTASSGRAHDCGPMTDATEDRLRAMLVCRVIAGRVRRPGEDPATEDAYDSMAVAEAEADGACGAYGNLEELLVANPRAILPCFVVIYRALD, encoded by the exons ATGTCCACTTGTTCCTTCTTTATTCGCCCTTCCCTTGTCGAGATCCGATTCGCAAACATAGCGTTCAATTTCATGGTAGCTGAGAGAAGGGCTTCGCTCCTCTTCCACTACCTCTTTATCCTAATCCTAATGGCCGTCACCTCTTTCTTCCCAGCCGACGCCGCCTCCGCCACCGCCGCGGCCGCTCACGTCCCCGACAGCCACCCCTGCTGCCgcgatcaaagcaagaagaagatgaagaagaagagaaggctgCCTctgcctccgcctccgcctccccCCTCCAGATCTCTCCCTCCGCCGCCCCCTTCGTCCACCTCGTGGGAGCATTTCAAGAACCTGCTCAGCTGCCGCTCCACAGGGGAGCATGTCCACGACCCAGCGTCGCGCCTCGGCCGCGCCTTCTGCGGGTCGTCCATCTGCGCGCTCCGCGACGTCGTCCACGGGAACACCCGCGTCGTCCACCGCTGCGACACCGACATTTCCTCCGACGCCGCcagctccctctccctctcccagAACGAGACCACACAGCTAGCGCGCTCGGCCCGCCACCGCCCAGCGCCTCCGGTGGCCTCACTTAACTGTGGCAGAGGCGGGTACTACTCTCCTCTTCCCAAGCTCTCCGGCTGCTACGAGTGTCACGCCGTCTCCGTCGACCCCTCTTCCCG GAGGCATCCGAGGCCGAGAGAGACGCTGTGTGCTTGCTCCGACTGCGGCGAGGTGTTCACGAAGCCTGAAACCCTAGAATTGCATCAAATCACACGACACGGAG TGTCCGAATTGGGGCCGGAGGACTCGGGACGCAACATCGTGGAGATAATCTTCAAGTCCAGCTGGCTCAAAAGTGACCGTCCGATCTGTAAGATCGAGCGCATCCTCAAGGTCCACAACCCACCGCGCACCGTCGCGCGCTTTGAGGACTATCGCGCCGCCGTCAAATCCCGCGCTCTCCCGCACTCCGCTACTGGCGGCGGAGGCGCCTGCCACAACCACCGCTCCCGCTGCGCAGCTGACGGAAACGAGCTCCTCCGCTTCCACTGCACCTCCCTCTCCTGCCCCCTCGGCGCCAGCGGCTCCACCTCGCTCTGCTCCAACACCGGCGGCACTTCCTCTCCTATCGTCGCCTGCGGCGTCTGCGCCATTATCCGCCATGGCTTCGTGCGGGCGAACCACCCGCACGGAGTGAGGACGACGGCCAGCAGCGGCCGCGCGCACGACTGCGGCCCCATGACTGACGCCACGGAGGACCGGCTGCGGGCCATGCTGGTTTGCCGCGTCATCGCCGGTCGGGTGCGGCGCCCGGGCGAGGACCCGGCAACGGAGGACGCTTACGACTCGATGGCCGTGGCCGAGGCAGAGGCCGACGGAGCCTGTGGCGCGTATGGCAACCTGGAGGAGCTGCTGGTGGCGAATCCGAGGGCCATCCTCCCCTGCTTCGTCGTCATCTATCGGGCCCTCGATTAG